AAATCAATATCTTTTGACTTGTCTTTCACTTTTCTCAAGGTATTATTCTCACCTGCATTTCATGGGTTTTTctgctaaaaatatttttttacttagttttttaTGTTTTACCTATTCATTGTGCAGATTCCTTGATAAAATGCATCAAACTTTTAGTTTTGGACTGGTGATTCTTCTGAAGTTCCGGGCACTCTCCAAATGAAGTCTTTTACTATGACAAAAGTTACCTTTTGATTAAAAGTCCATGATCTTCATtgtgtattttctttttagtcaagTACTTCTATTCTGGTGAATGTTTTTAAACACTATGTAGTATTTTGCACTAAACTTTTCTATCTAAAAGGATTGAGAAGACGATAGGGTATCCTACCCATCTCTCACCAGTATTTGAGTATTTAGCAATGTCTTTCTAACCTTCAAACATCTTACTTTCTGAATGGTTTCTTCTACTGCTCCCCCCAGCATCATAGTGTCTCATAAGAAGCAACTTTTGCTTTTCCATCGGTTCAAAGAATTACATTATGAACACATCGAATAGTCAGCTAATTTGTTTTAAGGATTATCTTGTAGCAATTGCCGTTGCAGGTAAATGGTGATGTTCATGGCATTTCGCTGGAGGTGTCCTCTGCTTCCTCTATTTTTCAGTGTTTGAAGCCTGTTATGCTTATGGGTTAAGAATGAACTTTATAAATAGACTGAACCCTGATTTGGTCTCCTCGTCACAACCACTGAAATATTAATATGTAaagatttgattttcatggtggGGTTAAGTTTTATTTTCTTCCTGAAGAGTCTATTGGCTTATTTTAACCTGAAATGGTGGTTTGAGAAATGGAAAGGTTTCTGAAATATTCTGCTATAACTGGTTTATCAACAGCTTTACAAACCGCACTAATTGACTCTTCAAAGCCTTTTCTTGATTTTAAATATACACATCTTTCGGAAGAGGGAGGGGTTTCCTCTCCTAGTTGATCATTTTAACATTATATTGTATTAACATTTATGAAATGGAGGATTCTAACAGAAGGGTGTGATGCAAGAATGCCTTGTAGCTTTGATATTTTGCATCCAGGGGCTGAGCAGGATGGTCCTCCTGGCATTTGAAGATGGTTGTAGCTTTTAAAGATGGCTGGCGGGTCAGATCAGCAGAAAATGTCTCTTCTCCAGGACTTGGTGCTCTAGTGATGTTTATATAGAAAGATAGCAAAATGCATAGCAAATGATATTTCTGGCATGTGGTTAATAAATGGATCAACATTTCACTTGTGGTTTTTCATGAAGAGGGTTTTCCCCAATTCCAAACCCGCACCGCCTGCTCAGTTGAGCTGATTTCTCTTCTTTGCACTCTTACGCAATTGGGGCTAAAGATTCTTACCCCCGAGGCTACAAAAATTGACATGATAGAATCCTAGAAAGGTTGGATGAGCTTGGCTTTGCTTCTCTTGATCCCCAACGGCCTTTCATAGAGGTGGGTTAATAGCTCTAACCTGTTGTTTGTTGCTCTAGTTTTGAGTGTCTAGGTTTTAATCACTTAGCATTGCAATACCAGTAATACTGAAATTGGGTTGATGTGGTATCATGGGAGTTTAATTGTGTTGATATTGGTTGTTGCTTTACCTGATTGACTTCAGAAATCGAGCAAAAGGGAAGTAATTAAACATTGATGATTCCCTTGAGTAAGTTCATCAACCATGGACGTTTAGATGTTGATTATGTTCATGGAATGTTTCGTGGAACATGTTCTACTTTGGCAGACGGCAACTTCTAATCTTTCTCCGAGTATTTGATAGGGTGTGAGTGTACGTGAGGTAATATAATTATAGATTATActccctctttttttttatttatgtgaacttattttttTTTGGTCCGTTTAAAAAAGAACGATCCATTTATAAATTTGAAATAATCTAGTTTAAATTTATAATTCTAACCTTAATTAGAAACTTTGACAATTATATAAATACTCTGGTTCCTCTTTGATTTGTTTAGGATTATaaattttcagttttttttttttttttaaaactatgtGTTCGATCAAGGGAGTAGCATTTGTGAATAGCTGATCACCAAGCAAGTGGTGTGGGTTGACAATTACTCTTGGTAAAGAAAAGTTATTTTTCCTTTCGGTGAAAAATATTTTCACCAATTTCATGTATGGCGGATTTAAGGAAAAAATTATCATCCAATATCTCTCTACGAGTTTATCAAGATTCAAAATAAAGAGTGAGACTCCCTTAACCCCTAATATACATTCAAGAGAGAACCTTGAGAAAGAATGAAGGACCATATTTTGGTATTCTTTACAGCTCAGTAGCCATTATTTgtgtcttttaattatttttagctAACAAAAAGTTATCAatgatatataaatatttaaaatatctaaaaatattttttttcaacggGTATGGTTGGAACTTGTTGAAAACATATACAAGAAATAATTAGTTGTAGCAAAATGGATTAAAAAGTAGTATTTTattcatattatccactaaaacaTGTATTGGATaataaatttattaaaattgagCTAAATATGAATATGAATTATATTATTCACTTAAAAAATGGATAACCAACGAGTTTAATTTTTACATTTGCATAGACCCAAATTGGGGGTTTCTCAAGTTTGGGTTATTAGGAATTCTCTTAAatgtgatcatatgcaagaagtcatggataaccatattaattaattcatTTTTTATTCGTATTAAATATGGATTGAGTTggatattttatttatttttgtattatccttggcataactggtaaagttgttgccacgtgactaggaggtcacgggttcgagccgtgaaaataaCCTTTTGCAGAAATTCAAGGTAAGACTGTGTACAATAGAAACTTAGCCCTTTTCCGGATCCCGTGCATAataggagcttagtgcaccgggctgtccATTTTCGACCCCACATATTAGATCCAACTCCCCCTGTTTGCCACATTACGGACAACATACAAAAATTTTTTAAGAAAGATCGGAGGTGATTTGAAACTATTTGGAGTCAAAAGTTGAACAAGTTTAAAATTTTATGTGCACACATGTATTTCACACATATGTATACATGAAAGTTACACAAATACCCAGAGGATACACATGGGATATATATGATACATGCAAGAGAAGCATGAAAGATACACCATTATACATGCATAAATTCCATCTTCTTCCTTCAAATTGTAATTCAAATCATATCAAATCGTTCTAAAATTGAGATTCAAACTACTTAAAATGTACCTATTCTATTCCAACAACATGCATCGAAAACAAAGTTCACATTTCGAAAACCAAAATTTCAAACTCAAGCTCAGGCGAGCTTCAACGGAGTTTTAGCTCATCTTCAGTTTTAGTTTTGGCATCCGTCGATGACAGAGGCgtatcgggggggggggggggttcatgGGCCACGTGAACCTATGCTCTCCTCCCTAAATCATGTATAGTAATGttatacttttttaaaaaatactttAATATATGTATGTGCACCCATGCTCAAAGTATTATATGATGTGATAGGTACTGGGTCTACCTCTCTAACTGAGGTTGCAAGGTCAAATATTATATCAAtcttgttgttttttcttttgttctcctaGAACTAGACGCCCACGGGAGATGAGCATGTCTGGTGTTACTTTTTGCGTATTAATTAAgtactttttcttttatttctttttttgtttgatttattctttcaaaattttcatacATTAAAATTCCTATTCTTCTTTTGTCACCGTAAATCTTatatgattaaataaaatatgtatATTAAAAGAAGTAACAATGTATGATGTAGCATATAGTCAATGGTTTCAACTGATCCCGACATTTTCAAAATGGATAATAGATATCGatgcaagaaaaatatttttttttaaattttaatttttaacttaTAATTCAAAAATGTAACGGGTGAGCAATTGTAAGAACTAAATGTTGAACATGTAAAACCTATATCCTGGATCTACCCCTTCTTAATAGTGCACCCATCTTGtcaaaatcctggatccgcctctggtcGGTGATATGTGTATATGTATCTTACGAAACTTTTGCATCATTTCATGTGTTCAATTTTCTAATACATGTCCGATCAAATGGTGCGCCATAAATATACATTACTGTTTCTTGGTTCACTATAGTTAAGTTTTACTTAGAAATTTTTATCCAAAATTTCACGCTCGAGCGTGATTAATTAGGGCCTTGAGATTATCAGAATTTGTAATGTTATTATTATAATGAGATAAATCAGTAGAAGAAGCAATATAGTAAAAATTAGAGTTGAAATATAAATTGACAAGACATGTCATCACGTTCATCTTAATACAATATTTTCGACATGTAGTATAGATTTTTAACTCACAAAAATTTCAATAAAATTTGATATGAAACCTATATTGTTGTCAGTAGTGTTGCCTTCAAGATCATGAGGAATTAGTATGCAACACAAAAAAGGtggatttggagaagaaagctaagaagggaaaagaaaaaaagcacGTCAAGGAACAAGGACAAAAAAAaagtataaatacaaataagaATAAGAATAAGGAGAAAGAAGCATCTTTTCAACAAGAATATCCATAATGTTGGAAAATGCTATAGATATGGATGTCCATGCTGAGCCCTGTTACATTTATTGTGTAGTAGTCAATTTTCTCACTATTTTACAATAGTGATTCTTCACGTTTCATGTTTATATAAAGAAACATAAAAGTTTTGTAATAAATGGGTAAAagtacacaattgaagaagaaaaactTCTTATTTCTATCTTTCTTTCTTGTTTACGTTATAGTAAatcacttttattttataacacgttatcaacacgaAACTCTAATCTTTTTCAAGtagatttgaatttttatttcaGAAAATAAAATTTCTAGTCCTCAATTGGATCCAAGATGAATAATAAAGATATATGCGTTTTGGATAGTGCTAAAACTCACACAATACTAAGagaaaagaaatatttttcttatttgaTTATGAAAAAGGCTTATATGAATACAATATTAGgtaatacaaaattaattgatGGCTCTAGAAAATCGGCTTTACTACTACCTGGTGGAACAATATTTGTTATAAATAATGCCTTgtattgtagtaagtctcaaagaaacttgttgagtttcaaAGCTATTCTCCAAATTAGCTACCATGTAGAGACTGGGTAAGTGATCTTCAAGGGCATCTCCCCGATCCATTCTTCCCAGCGCTCCTCAATCAGATTCATAACTGTTGTTGCTTGTGCAGGAGTAACTGGAGAACTTAAAATTGCAATTGTTGTACTTTCTGAAATTGCATACCTATACAAGGGTTCAAGTTTCGATCGATATTTGCGGATTTGATTATCCCTCTCGAAGGAAAGGTTAAACGCCTTTATATTAATACAATAAAAGCGGGATAGGATGTATACATTAAAAGTTACCTGAATTTTTCTCTGGCTTGTATCATACAAGTATTAGTGTGGTTGAatcacatgccatagtaaacaAGAAATTTACTGGTTTTAATGATTTTATCATTTGGCATGACTGATTGGGCCATTCTAGTCCTAATATAATGcgcaaaataattgagaattcacatggacacaAATTGAAGAATTATAAGATTCTTCAATCCAAAGAATTCTCTTGTGTCgcttgttctcaaggaaaattgaTTATTAAACCATCAACAActaaggttgggattgaatcctcTAAATTCTGGAAcatatacagggtgatatatgtgagTCCATataccctccatgtggaccactCAAGTATTATATGATTTtgatagatgcatctacaagatggtcacatgtgtgcttgtTGTCAACTCGCAACATGACATTTGCAGGATTGCTGACTCAAATAACAAGGTTAAGAGCATattttccagattatgcaattaatacaattcatcttgataatgctagTAAATGTACATTCCAAGTCTTTAACGACTATTGCATATCAActggataacaattgagcatctgattgctcatgttcatactcaaaatggtctAGTGGAATCAATGATTAAACGTCTCCAATTGATTGCTAAACCAATGTTTATGAGAACAAAATTCTCTATTTTAGTATGGGATCATGCTATTTTACATGCAACAGTACTTGTGCGGATAAGGTCcgcaagttatcataaagtcccTCCATTACAATTGGCGTTTGGTCAAGAgtcaaatattttttattttaaaattattggTTGTGcggtatatgttccaattgctccaccacaatgCTAGGGAGagaaaataaacaattaaaaaaGGAGATAGATTAGAATGCATTATCACTATCTAATTtggatcctcgaacaaatcaatgtggaTAAGAGGTTTAGAAGATAATTTATTTGCAAAGTATTGTAAATCAATTACCAAATGTATTCACTGACCTActaagggtgactaagtcacatattgcAGCTACTAATGAtccaattcgagttgatgtcCCGATAAAACAGTCAACTAAtacaaatgagtctaagccatgcttgaaacgtggtagaccaatcaattctaaagataaaaatcctcaaagaaggaaagaagcaaATGATCAAGGTGACCATAATATAGAGGTaatggctcaagaagagccccgaGACATAACAATTGATATGACCTCAGGGGAGGTGCAGGTACCTGAAAATGTTGagaataaagagatctcaataagttatatCTCTACAGGAAAAAGGTGCAACCGAGATGATattgttgttgatattatttttgcGTATAATGCTGCTGTTGAAATCATGCAACAAGATAATGATCTCAAACCAAAATCTGTCGATGAATACAGACTAAGAAATGACTGGCCAAATTGGAAAGAAGCTATCGAGGCAGAATTAACTTCGCttgaaaacgtgaagtcttcggacatATAATTTGAACACCTAAAAGTATAAATCCAATAGGGTACAAATGGATTTTTGTGCGAAAATGAAATGACAAAAAtaaagtcgttagatataaagcgcgacttgtggcacaaggggtTTCGCAAAGACCtgacattgattatatggagacatattctcctgtggtGGACGCTATCACCTTTAGGTATCTCATAAATGTAGCAgtgcatgaaaaacttgatatgcgtctAATAAATTTATCATaacctatttgtatggatcattcgACAACAAAATTTTGATGAAATACTTGAGAGATTTAAAGTGCctaagcatataaaagttttcgtgAACTTAGTTCAATAAAGTTTCCGAAATCCTTATATGAATcaaaacaatcaggtcgtatgtggtacaatcgcctaaGTGAATACCTATTAAAataagggtacaagaatgatccaatttgtcatTGTGTCTTTATAAAAGGTCTGGATCTTAATTTGCTACAATTGctatgtatgttgatgatttaaatattattggaaCTCAAGGAGAGCTTCCAAAAGCATTAGACTGTTTGaaaaaagaatttgaaatgaaaaatctTGAAAAGACAAGATTTTGTCTTGGTATACAAATTGAGTATATAAAAGAtgaaatatttgtccatcaatcaacagaCACTGAAAAAATCTTAAAGcaattctatatggataaagcacatcattgagtaccccgatggttgtgagatcactttatataaagaaagatccattcctaCCTCacgaaaatgatgaagagcttttTGGTGCCGAaataccatatcttagtgcaattagAGCATTAATGTGAATTctcgaccagatatagctttctcaatAAGCTTTTTAGCAAGATTTAGTTCTTCCCCAACACAAAGACGCTAGAATGATATTAAGCAGATATTCAGATACCTCcgagggaccattgatatgggtgtattttattcaaatgaatccaagtcattattgattggttatgcagatacaATATATTTGTTTGATCCTCGTAATTGTAACACTgctcaaatttataaaagtttcgagATACGCTAATTATAGAActaaattattactatttttattatttttatcttgcctaaagtgatatatatatatatatatacaattagaGGAATATTagtaattttaatattgttaattatTAAAAGTGAGTATCATTAAGTAttagtttaaaaagaaaaaaaaaagaaaataaacaaaaaaaaaaaaatgtgacCTAACCCATAAAGTGGGTTTTCAAAAGGAAAACATAAGGGGTTTAATGCCCTGCACAAAACAGAACACTTTCTGTTTTAAAACACAAGAACAAAATCAAAAGCCTTCTGCGAAACGAAGGCAGTCACAAGTTAATCACACACAGAAAATTTTAGGGTTCTTTACCAATCATTGATTCTTGAACTCAGGTAAGTAAATTTCCTTATTGTCAATTATCGTATAGTGGTAATAGATAAGAATTGAATAGCTAATCCCCTTCTTCCTCCATATCAAcaataaatttcatatttaagtgtagtactttaaaaaaaattgattagaatgcactggttgttgtagaagcgattgtttgactggtgtcaattggactggggcctacgtattggctcgagaagttttgaggtgagttgatataactctttactaaagtggtttaactcacaaaagcacgtatacaaggtgtttgatgaattacttaaaagagtttatctttatttaattagagcgagtgagtacccattaatttagaattgttctagcaaaagtttagatgatcTATTATGTATATGTgcttaaattttcagatttttgtgttatttttatatgctatttttatgttgaaaattatgaagaagaaagaatctttagaaatatttttatatgtttatttcattcttatgtcatgctttacatttaaggacaccaatatgagcatgtacataatgttctataaagaaaagatttacacttgaaaagtcacaagaagaagttttagaaagaaaagatttttggggagtatcctttattctgagaaggggtcatcgtccaggccgagggtcTTGACCAAGGTGTTGACtacctgaaactacttgtgccaaagtagggagcacacgagtcgagggtctcgttgctgagaatttacttagccatgctaaggtatgatacatgagcgctgagaaccatgaagcgagtgacacctcgtggattgggcctattcgatgctaagattccacctcaatcaaatagacagagcaattctgagtcctcaagagtgaatgaatttttgaagttgagcCCTCCAGTGTTCCATGGTTCTATAGTTGATGAAGATACGATGTTGTGGCTGGAGGGTGTCAAGAAAGCCCTCCGAgtgatgaaagcatttgatgatgaaGCTGTAGAGCTAGCTGCTTACCAGCTTAGAGATGTGGTCGGcgcttggtttgagatgtgggaaaaggaaagagatgaaaatgatggtccgcctacttgggaaaaatttgaagaggccttcatggctaactttatcccagaaaaggatagggaagctaaggctacagagttcgaacaactcaagcaagggaataaaagtgTGCAAGAGTACTACATGGAATTCATAAGGTTAGCTAAGCATGCTCCTCACATGGTTAAGGCTGAAAAAGCAAAGATTTGCAGGTTTGTGGGTGGTTTAGCTTACCACATTAAGTATACGACATCAGCTGCAGCAGTAGGGATGGAAGCCTTCTCCTCTGTTGTGGGATTCACCAAGCACTTAGAGAAAGACAGACAActaaggagagaagaaaaagatcATAACAAGAAAGCCCGTACAACGGGCAGGTTTAATGGTACATCCAGCGGAGGTGGAAGAGATTCCTCTAATAAGGAGTCATTAGCACCAACTCAGTTCAGTCATCAGTCAGGTGGTGGGTCTTCCTTCAGACGTACTCAGAGTAATGGAAATCAGTCTCGCCAGAATCAGAAttttaggacatcatcctcacatagCCAGAATCATGCTGAGCAACATTCATACCAGCAAAGTCTTTGTGGAACATGTAAGCGGCAACATTCAGGTCAGTGCAAGCTCGGGTTTCATGGTTGCTACCATTGTGGAGACATTGGTCATATAAAGGCCAACTGCCCAAAGTTGCGATGTAATCTCAGTGGTGGACTAACTCGTCCTTCTAGTTCCTCAGCTACTGCAGTTGCACCACCTCAGGCTCGTGGCTCTCATAATCAGATCGGGCATGGAGCAGGCAGAGGTGCAGACCGAGTTACTCAGGGAGGGCGACAACCCCGTTTGTTTGCTACACTTGATCGTCAGAGTGCAGAGGCATCAGGCATCTGCagaagttattacaggtatactTTTAGTCTGCTCACATAATGCTTATGCCATAATGGATCCAGATTCAACATTTTCATATATgactccatactttgcaattaaccTCGGACTAGAACCTGAACAACTTAGTGAGCCATTCCTAGTATCTACTCTAGTTGGCAAGTCAGTGAAAGTCACCAGAGTCTATAGAGGTTGTATAGTTTCAGTCCAAGGTCGCAACACCAAAGGCGATCTCATAGAGttagaaatggtggattttgatgtgaccatgggtatggattggttgtcttcctGCTATGCCATGTTAGACTGTTATGCTAAGATAGTcaggttccaatttccaaatgaagaaatcttagagtggaagggtagttcagcatcacttgtaggtaagtttatttcttacccTAAGGCACAACGAATGATCGGTAAGGGATGTCTCGC
This genomic stretch from Nicotiana sylvestris chromosome 9, ASM39365v2, whole genome shotgun sequence harbors:
- the LOC138877196 gene encoding uncharacterized protein, whose protein sequence is MDPDSTFSYMTPYFAINLGLEPEQLSEPFLVSTLVGKSVKVTRVYRGCIVSVQGRNTKGDLIELEMVDFDVTMGMDWLSSCYAMLDCYAKIVRFQFPNEEILEWKGSSASLVGKFISYPKAQRMIGKGCLAYLAHIINPESEPPALQSVPIVREFPEVFPDDLPGLPPERIIDFGIDLMPGTQPISIPPL